The Puntigrus tetrazona isolate hp1 chromosome 23, ASM1883169v1, whole genome shotgun sequence genome has a segment encoding these proteins:
- the phlda3 gene encoding pleckstrin homology-like domain family A member 3, translated as MNQCKAAKDGYLEKRSNGLLQLWKKKRCVLTEDGLRLYGCKGEGGKEMRFEQMSTLDCVEHKRGLVYFTIVMNGGKEVDFRCQQEGTAWNAEIALALVRFKNRVAVQTGRNRHLSHLGSCGEGDVEL; from the coding sequence ATGAACCAGTGCAAAGCCGCGAAGGACGGCTATCTGGAGAAGAGGAGCAACGGGCTCCTGCAGCTGTGGAAGAAGAAGCGCTGCGTCCTGACGGAGGACGGGCTCCGGCTGTACGGCTGTAAGGGCGAGGGCGGCAAAGAGATGCGCTTCGAGCAGATGAGCACGCTGGACTGCGTGGAGCACAAGCGGGGTCTGGTCTACTTCACCATCGTGATGAACGGCGGGAAGGAGGTCGACTTCAGGTGCCAGCAGGAGGGGACGGCGTGGAACGCGGAGATCGCGCTCGCGCTGGTGCGCTTCAAGAACCGCGTCGCCGTTCAGACCGGCAGGAACAGACATCTGTCACATCTGGGCAGCTGCGGCGAGGGAGACGTCGAGCTTTGA
- the csrp1a gene encoding cysteine and glycine-rich protein 1a has product MPLGGGNKCGCCQKTVYFAEEVQCEGRSFHRSCFLCMVCRKNLDSTTVAVHENEIYCKACYGKKYGPKGYGSGAGAGTLSMDKGESLGIKHVEPQEHRPTNNPNTSKFAQKFGSSDVCPRCSKAVYAAEKVIGAGNAWHRGCFRCAKCGKGLESTTLADKDGEIFCKGCYAKSFGPKGFGYGQGAGALSHTQ; this is encoded by the exons aTGCCTCTTGGGGGTGGAAACAAATGCGGCTGCTGCCAGAAAACGGTGTATTTTGCAGAGGAAGTGCAGTGTGAAGGGCGGAGCTTCCACAGATCCTGCTTCCTGTGCA TGGTGTGCAGGAAAAATCTAGACAGCACTACTGTGGCCGTTCATGAGAACGAGATCTACTGTAAGGCCTGTTACGGCAAAAAGTACGGGCCCAAAGGCTACGGCTCCGGCGCCGGTGCAGGAACTCTGAGCATGGATAAAGGAGAGTCACTGGGAATCAAACATGTGGA GCCTCAAGAACACCGGCCAACCAATAACCCCAACACATCCAAGTTCGCTCAGAAGTTTGGCAGCTCTGATGTTTGTCCACGGTGTAGCAAGGCCGTCTACGCAGCTGAAAAAGTCATAGGGGCAGGAAAT GCATGGCACAGGGGTTGTTTCCGATGTGCAAAGTGTGGCAAGGGACTGGAATCTACAACTTTAGCCGACAAGGATGGAGAAATCTTCTGCAAAG GTTGCTATGCTAAAAGCTTTGGACCAAAGGGCTTTGGATACGGTCAAGGCGCTGGAGCGCTGTCACACACCCAGTAG